CTGTTTTCTCCATCAGCCCAGTTGCAGAGAGACCGTTAACTGTACAGGTGGCTTCTCTGCAGCCTGCAGCAAGTCTGTCAGAAAACATTAGTCCcaagatcagtggttctcaacctgtttagactcaaggcacccctttatAGCTCTGTGAAAATTAGTGGCAtaccagctgagaaccactgagctagaacCTAACTGATGCTAggtgaggagggtgggggcaggacttTACCCCACTGTACTCTACTTTTtccactgcctgtcccctcccagcccctggtctATACCCAAAGGGGAAAACACTGCACCTCTGGAGCCACGCACACTTGCAAcacccccctgccagcctcagaAGCATGGGAGAAGGCGGGGTTGGAGGGACAAGCTGTCCATCCACCTGCCTGTCCGCATGCAGCAGAGCACACTGCCAGATCATGGACAGATGTGGGAGCTGCTGGGCGTGGGGAGCAGCCGGGGGAAACCTCTTGcctgtgggatgctggggtgcCTGGCAGGAGGAGAAGTGATTGTTTTCCTCCTGGCACAGAAGCCGGACACCACAGCAGCCTTGGAAGGACCtcaattgagaatcactgcccaaGACTGAATCGGAGAAAATGAGGCAGTCAATATAACCCCATTATCCACACTAGGGGCACAGGTAGAAACTTGCAGGAAGATGATATTTTTGGTGAATAACAGCGACTAGAATGAAGCCTGAAGACCTGTTACGCTTTGTAATTCAACCCTCCTGTATACAGCCTTACGGAGCAGGCCACCTGCTTGGCAAAGAGACCGAACCACACTTGTCCCTCTCACCCAGGACACTTCCAAAGGGCTGCTTCCGCAGCGCAGCTGCTTAGTTGACACAAGTACTATCGCTCCTTAAATTGAGCACAGCCTGGGCCAGTTTTCCTGCATCCAGTACCTGGCTCGCATCCGCTGGCTGACAGACCTTACTGTCTGTCACGGTGCTACAGCTGAATGAGTCGAAGTCAACCGTTATATCTTGAACATTCCTTTCATTGGCATTGTCAAAGCTATTTTTACCGTGTAGCTGTTTAAGGTGTTTCCTCAGGACAGGTTTATGTGCAAAAACCATGTCACAATAATTACATTTATGGGGCTTGTCTCCACTGTGCAGGTTTAGGTGGTCCTGCAAGGAACACTTCTGAGAGAACGTTTTCCCACAGATCTTGCACTGAAAAGGTTTGATCCCCGCGTGTACCCTCATGTGCCGGTGGAGATTGCCTTTCTGAGTGAACGTCTTGCCGCACAGCAGACACATGAACAGTTTATGCATTTTTAAGTGATTAGCATAGTTTTCCAGGTGCCGGAACACCCTGGTACATTTGGGACACTGATGATGCCACTGGAGCCCTTTGTCTATGCCTCGATTGTTGGGGCCAAACATCTCTTTAGAAGCCATCACGATATTGTCGCCGCCGGCGTAGGAAAGGGCGTAGTTGTGGAGGTGGTTCTGCTCGATTTCATTCGCTCGGTTTTCCACCGTGGAGTTGATTAAAAAGTGCTGCGGCTCGGAGGAATGCAGAGCGGTCTGCTCGGAAGAAATGAACGGGGCCGCGTCCTTTTTGTTTCTGACCTCGGACACCTCCCCGATGGACTCGACCTTGACGATCTGGATGTCGCTGTCCTCCATGTCCAGGCTGTCTTCCGAGGGCTGGACGCCCGGCGAGTCCTGCTGCAGGGAGTCGTCCTCGTCGCCCGGCGGCTCCTTCAGCTCCGAGGAGTCGCTCTGCCGCTCGCAGTCCTCCTTGCCCTCCAGCGGCTGCTTGGGCTTGATGAACTTCCAGAGGGCCTGCGTGCAGCGCTCCACGATGTGGCTCATCTGCAGGAAGCTGGCGGCCGTCAGGTAATTCACCAGCTCCATCTCGGGGAACTCCAGGACGCCGCTgtagcaggacagcagcagctgccggcCCACCTCGGAGCTCTGCAGGATGGAGATCTTCACCTCGCGGGAGTCGTTGAGCAGGAACTGGTCGCGCAGGAAGGGGGAGCCGGCGGCGAAGACGATCTTGTGCCCGTGCACCTCCGCGTCGTCCACGCGCACCACCACGTCGCAGAACTTGTTCTCCTCGCGCAGCCGGCTCATCTTCTGCAGCATCGAGTCGCCGTAGTTGTCGAACTTGAAGCGCAGCAGGTCGGCGCGCTCCGACATCCTGGCCCCACCGGCGGGACAaagcaaggggtggggtggggggaggggggaggggcaggggccgtCCCGGCCCCGCGGGTACCTCAGCGGCCGCGCTGCTGCATCcccgggcggggcagggcggggcgggccCGAGGAGCCTCCCGCCCCGCCCTCAGCGGCCGCGGGCCCCGGGCCGGGCGCGGCGCAGCGGAAGCGGGGATCTGCTTCCGGGCCGCCCGCGACGCCGCCACGAGACGCCGACACACCCGCCGCCGAGCGCAGCGCCCCGGAAGCGCATGGCGCCATGACCCGGAAGTCGCCGCCGCCGCGCCCCGGAAGCGGTTCTTCGGCCCGGGTCACGTGGCGGGGGCGGAGGCCCGGCCCCGGGAGGCAGCGGCGGCGCCTGGGGTAGGTGCAGGCCgcggggggggtggggcgggggctcCCTTCCTGTCAGCGCCGGCGGGACTCGGCGCTTCTCCCCCCGGCCCTCAGCGTCGCCTGTGgggcgcccgcccgcccgccgccgggGTGCCGTTCCCCTCCAAAGGCGCGTCCGTTGTTAAGGTGTATCGGCACCCGCCGCGCGCCGAGGAGAGGTGCGGTGTCTCCTACTAGGAACAAAATAGCCATCATTCTCCcgtggcaagctttcgggcgcgtCCCGTGTCCGGGTGGTGCCGCATCGGTCTAGAGGAAACCCGGGGGAGGCGGGCTCTGTTATTACACTGCTGCAACACGGTGTCGTTcctggcaagctttcgggcaccgGAGAAAAGGTTGTAAcagtcccgcccccccccccgggttcgTGTTTCGTGGAGGAGTCGATAGATGGGAAACTCGTCCCGGCGGCGGCTCGTAGCTGGTGAGGGGGCTCAGCTCTCCTGCCAGGCTCTGCGATGAGGGAAATTACCTTGAAATTGCAATTACAAATGCAGGAGCAAGGtctcaggtggtcacagttgcttcctgcttgggaaattatgaggatttcattaaaaaaatccgctaaaatttgatatcttccatgtgtccaGTGTCTGGGTGGTAGCCGCGCGGGTCTAGACACGTGTCGTGTCCAGTGTCCGGGTGGTAGCCGTATGGGTCTAGACATGTGTCTGGGTGGTAGCCATGTGGGTCTGGACACGTGTCCGCTGTCCGGGTGGTAGCCGTGTGGGTCTAGACACATGTCTGGTGTCCAGGTAGCCGCGTGGGTCTGGACACGTGTCCGGGTGGTAGCCGCGTGGGTCTGGACACGTGTCCGGGTGGTAGCCGCGTGGGTCTGGACACGTGTCCGGGTGGTAGCCGCGTGGGTCTGGACACGTGTCCGGGTGGTAGCCGCGTGGGTCTGGACACGTGTCCGGTGTCTGGGTGGTAGCCACGTGGGTCTGGACACGTGTCCGGAGGGTAGCCGCTTGGGTCTAGACACGTGTCCGGTGTCTGGGTGGCAGCCGCGTGGGTCTGGACACGTGTCCGGGGGGGTAGCCGCTTGGGTCTAGACACGTGTCCGGTGTCTGGGTGGTAGCTGCATGGGTCTAGACACGTGTCCGGTGTCTGGGTGGTAGTTGCATGGGTCTAGACACGTGTCCGGTGTCAGGGTGGTAGCTGCGTGGGTCTAGACTCATGTCCGGGTGGTAGCTGTATttgtctagaggaaaaggcagttGGGAGTCTTGGGAGAGGTgattattagaccaacaagatttttgcaaaacagcATCTTTCATGGCAAGCTTTCGAGCACAGACACATGTCTTCAGGCTtcggagaaaagactgtaaaagttctcctgggttgAAACAACAGttcgtatttcataggatttcacagaggagacAGTAGGTGGGAAACCCtaatgcagtggttcccaaccctttTTTGCTTTGAcccgctgctgggagtggagcgCGGTGGCGGCAGCTTGTCCTTTGTGGGCAGTGCTGCCGGCgttgcccccacaaccctcatttgggtcgcgacccgaggttgggaactgctggtctaataaaagatatcgcctctaacAGGAGCCATGGTTgcccttttcctctagaccagtacagctacaacctggtTACCTAACGTATATTCTCACAACCCACTTTTGGGCTGTGACCCGCGGGTTAAGAAacgctgctccagctcctgcaatGTCGGTCTGGGTGTGTGGGTAGAGGCTGTTCCCAGGGAACTCGTATCAGTGACATTCTCGTGATGGGAGAGTCGAGGCAGCgtcagcatttcttttcaaatctgCTGTTTCCAAGACTTTCTGCTTGTCTCCAGGGTGGGAGAAATAGCTTTGTGCAGGAACCTGGCATCAGGGCTTTGTCCTTGGagcatattaaaaagaaaatccttttgGTAACTGCTGTACTGATGGTCCTGTTCAGGCCTAAGTTAAGATTGCATTAGCTCGAACTCTTGCTTATTGTCTGATACCTGACTTGTTTCTAGCAGACAATTCGGCCAACTCTGTGATCTTCGCTTCCCATACCACTTGCTTCCCCGGTAATGACAGGTGGGCCCTTGAGGCAGCTTTATTTTGAAACAAATCTGGATTTGGTTGGATTTGGTCCTTCCTCAGAGTCAGTGGAAAGCAATGCCATCCTATAGCTCTTGTGCTCCTTTGGATAATGGTTTTAAAATGAACTGAAACCTTAGCAACAGCCTTAGCTTTTGTTTGCATGCTCAGTATCGTACCCGCTTTCTGGCTCAGACCAATGCTTTCATGAGCATAGAAACTTTCTgccatggggaagggaagaagttAACTGCTTTCTAAAGGTGTGGCTAGGAGAGAGCCCCATTATTAGATGTTTTTGCAGGTCTATGTTCTGTGGGGAAAATGGGTTGATAGTGACTTTTGGTCtgttatattttgcatttcaaagTCTTGATAATACACTGACTTCCTGAGTGTCAGGGAAAAGTTAGACGGTGAGCTACTTTTTGGTGGCTGACATTTTTGCTGCTTAGTTTCCTGTGTTAAGCTGCTCAGACCAACTCTAAAGCACCCATTGCAGTTGCCTTTAACTACtacattgtttttaaatgttaccaGTTTATTTTTAAGGTCGCTTGCTTATTGAATCGTATGTGTTTGTGTGATCTCAGGATGACAAAGTTTAGAAAAGTACACAACCAGGAGATACAAAAGTCAACAGCAGGGAGAGTTGTTGTGAAGctgaaaagtttgtttttttgagaCTACTGTCAAACGGTCATGAGAATATCCCATCCCTGCTACAGATTCTGCAGACACACTCATGTAGGGATGATCACGAAAAATAAGCATCAGTAGGATTGTGCACGTGTAAATGCCACTGCAGTGAAAGTTA
The window above is part of the Alligator mississippiensis isolate rAllMis1 chromosome 12, rAllMis1, whole genome shotgun sequence genome. Proteins encoded here:
- the ZBTB26 gene encoding zinc finger and BTB domain-containing protein 26, with translation MSERADLLRFKFDNYGDSMLQKMSRLREENKFCDVVVRVDDAEVHGHKIVFAAGSPFLRDQFLLNDSREVKISILQSSEVGRQLLLSCYSGVLEFPEMELVNYLTAASFLQMSHIVERCTQALWKFIKPKQPLEGKEDCERQSDSSELKEPPGDEDDSLQQDSPGVQPSEDSLDMEDSDIQIVKVESIGEVSEVRNKKDAAPFISSEQTALHSSEPQHFLINSTVENRANEIEQNHLHNYALSYAGGDNIVMASKEMFGPNNRGIDKGLQWHHQCPKCTRVFRHLENYANHLKMHKLFMCLLCGKTFTQKGNLHRHMRVHAGIKPFQCKICGKTFSQKCSLQDHLNLHSGDKPHKCNYCDMVFAHKPVLRKHLKQLHGKNSFDNANERNVQDITVDFDSFSCSTVTDSKVCQPADASQVLDAGKLAQAVLNLRSDSTCVN